The Trichoderma atroviride chromosome 5, complete sequence genome contains a region encoding:
- a CDS encoding uncharacterized protein (EggNog:ENOG41), translating to MALLSPTFALGVFVLLYLSSFVLFAVLRIVTGVSIQRIGYFSLRRLAYTPRDGIRIEIRGLGLNIHRPTFAQPTWLSIVLSDLTVTADVKKLEEQKPARNETPENVDTDKEDVVEADEEIDPLLEKPEKPPSPRRQNSEPRAETETWSRLQKIKEKVKKLHSKVKWLRMVDVVVTNSVINVVDVGSLQVGSLTLAVDTRHKMADRARFFFHRSESSKENAEAEWILTVRSVFFAADGCESLQILDHALLNVHGYLYPSQEGLRDATVALKLGRVQIPYDELQLSAAKFKLSRKQPKVVDLEDPVDIFVSKVQNGTAQNTDHLMKSVSDSKEFFSSILRGIKEVQFAVSFVGLVKKVDSVHPAAKPVHLTASMKEVGVDLHRLDPKSPAHRMYFPSKDIAHEALVAALSISVGMDDGCDKPQRILYIPMATTTVRTTLPSKTIQLSSVDSFEEKNANILFANSVVTSPSIDLDPRHLPLLIAMMRPKPKPPKTEQRQQQKDLFSRLLPKANIKFTMHEPVLRIKLKPLEKTEDPDDYGLIISSISSVALDVESSHSPLEDLHYSLDGAMRLQSHHLYYQAVSGERFDLITTESFDLKVHLAANPEVSVDATSNIQSFAVSMVRPEITDGVRQIVRQLRTDVEPTKRAAPKARRHQNFLRSLPEWLFRYQITAEDVNIEIAGIDEEISDDSKGISLHLDGMSAEYRAQRLDGLQKRMLRRRTHSRSLTQSDSDLASSSPTRARKKTQNVGDGRRLVFNARGIEAQIIETAEQLEVEPFINLPRLEFSLAASSDSHGSLFHVQSAVRSIMIQYSLYRHYCVGVAMKTVRKAFMRTSSDAPRPSQHDLATAQHDPAKAEFLAPPGSGSGFSPADPASTMTEAVVVDIKVALFQVKAEMPHDPMLMLQIYGLDVGRQRWSTPYLMSKLIRLYVATPRMRHVWSRAVSIKNGRLDLRESKHKSNQGAYTEEKLFDISTEAIRIGVPHEVIVHRITDNIINMIKAVKQLHHRFKTGTNEYILEKRPEEPKHVPKVSIRSRNLLFEIEDGAFEWKLGMIYRAGRMEQVQRLTREEAFRVKLNRVQEEESRRGHNGKHRSRSAHPRGRSDTSSHSWFRSRSSDATKQDERIRGSRHGALPRYDPENETLSINGNSKVSTEEARLHLDMFNAQAWKKRIDRAYEVSRQGVKELRGLFWGQNEMPSEIEETENILEVPPRPALMATYVSNLHIIVDKPTFPLKDLPDFIHNVGKGVPKDMLYSLLVPMHIAIEMGEARCSLRDYPLPLLHIPGLKTGQSSRLQAVSLKTNFVLAEEFRGHESSREVPVYIIPPKNPSVSKEGSFAIEVRRTIGPVKSYSDVFMDINTALPTRITWGPCYQPAIQDMMMAIESFTKPQIDTSERVGFWDKLRLNFHSRIHVAWKEDGEMHFAMKGTRDPYQVTGHGAGFIMCWRNDIRWDINAEDNPKRFMTVDSGEYILAIPDYSMQVREAARLRADDDSRLADDHLRCGPAQFKKVVMKLSGKVQWLAGLIFERAIEDGRRSFDFKPHYEVVLKNPIYAKPENGLPYDAMRGFRSRHIHLSIAVRAPADREWMSQSLEPSRSYNTIHLTPRFFTHFFAWWGLFSGPMSLPIRQGNLFPGREKNSKKFGRHLASVKYNLLFAPLFLSHIYKHKDAEDYAEDAVSATGLKVRFDSFMLDLHQRREEFDTIAKTKNSPSRTTGIKIHAAHLDLACADIRAVSASLTGTTTEAIKKGSITHLTLDQDEKPDLSRFSIPDGDYSWIDMDDFVELDWILPTEAHPETKILPLAYIPRLTYFRQTDIGGTIAGDPTRTSPFGNEDTHYCSMSEQNDPKSVQSQLIQERLDQLDEQIRAHIRHVGEAELKVIRTDSKDQELLEDFDTLRQHSNVLRDKRAFLETMLERMNAGISINGHVFSEVPSIRRSDVNVDSPSDYMDMPSIPSNVEFESEFENRFVVHNMQLKWNNLLRNIVLRYVHQSSQRRGFIYYLSRPAVKFILDMVEEQTRLRDEKLGVSESTPASTHNGTPPSPDGPSESDAAKDLGDRIKSILSDCRKFSTTRGFACNANGVVEGSIEDLEDGISDEFNPQSSYHVRLIAPQIQLQSEKNKKHVVLVTSKAMELKVVEVMDKSRIADNVSGLVQRRFLVNMDSTQFFVTHQKWFQTNLVSMYSGSKYGTPTGSSWPPWVPMEVMFDFKTDPFGFKRVVQKTSAMLRYDKYNTLRLKYNDEVSGENTDGATNEPTERRVDNLWVEFPQARALCNSSQYYAMYVIVLDLLMYSEPLEKTRNERLEKIILASDFSDLSGIPEMVMKLQDRIRQMEEIKSHFQIYSPYLDKRGWEDRLALERDLAASEDELFFMMKAIMTSQTRLEKNAHSSALLKWSISARDIVWHLMQDSNEPLVELQLKDLEYDRTDHSDGSHMNLVRAGKLLGLNLLPDATYPEIIAPYHEGERPGTRNGEDTDMIRVYWYMLEAIAGIPVMERFEIELYPMKIQLEREVGKRLFEYIFPGMDAEQAEDAAGKTGTPNPSIVIRRDSNSLDDEGNESPKSTGSRRSTRSGLDTSFSTRPGSLELRLKPTLSSGVADERGSKKHLGTNGSEGGHSFRLFRSGTSRTLGKKSSVESMRPMTGTPRPGAIGRSSTGFSSKDSRDSDTKKSSRFGIRSRHNTDDKQMSDDLTKMISRANNYITFAHIKIPSVVLCLSYKGKDQRNFEDVHNFVFRLPVIEWQNKTWSNLDLALALKKAVVRALISHTGAIIGNKFSKHKPNAEQRNRLRELANSSVLISTPSSISQNYTPSIHDSDDSASLYGTSPVDFSRSPPRSTRSSIRSGIPAPRSASRSSSIASSRSHLTTGSAQNILPVPAYLTMTPPTPVDHPGRGEGHHSSLAMELLRPSSSHGGSHHHRGPLRSFTSAESRPSTSAGLADAGDEHHNKPTGGRGFGLRDKLTALTQRMSHRENNNAVVQTDEPEEMNEEEELASPIAAGGSVMGGFRRG from the coding sequence atggCGCTTCTGAGCCCGACCTTTGCCCTCGGTGTCTTTGTCCTACTCTACCTCTCGTCCTTTGTCCTCTTCGCCGTTCTTCGAATCGTCACCGGCGTCTCGATCCAGCGGATAGGCTACTTTTCCCTCCGCCGACTTGCGTACACACCGAGAGATGGAATCCGCATCGAGATCCGCGGGCTGGGGCTCAACATCCACCGCCCAACGTTCGCACAGCCCACGTGGCTCAGCATCGTCCTCAGCGACTTGACCGTTACCGCCGATGTCAAGAAACTCGAAGAGCAGAAACCTGCCAGAAACGAAACACCCGAAAATGTAGATACCGACAAGGAGGATGTGGTGGAAGCAGACGAGGAGATCGACCCGCTCCTGGAGAAGCCAGAGAAGCCCCCTTCTCCTCGGCGTCAAAATTCTGAGCCTCGGGCTGAGACCGAGACGTGGTCCCGCCTCCAGAAGATCAAGGAAAAGGTGAAGAAGCTACACAGCAAGGTGAAATGGCTGCGCATGGTGGACGTGGTCGTGACCAACTCCGTCATCAACGTGGTCGACGTGGGCAGCCTCCAGGTTGGGAGCTTGACGCTTGCAGTGGATACGAGACACAAAATGGCCGATCGAGCTcgattcttcttccaccgTTCCGAATCTTCAAAGGAGAATGCCGAGGCCGAATGGATCTTGACTGTGCGGAGCGTCTTTTTTGCGGCCGACGGCTGCGAGTCCCTCCAAATACTCGACCATGCCTTGCTCAATGTTCACGGCTACTTGTACCCGTCGCAAGAGGGTCTCCGAGATGCCACTGTTGCTTTGAAGCTTGGCCGAGTCCAGATTCCCTatgatgagctgcagctctctGCAGCCAAGTTTAAACTGTCTCGAAAGCAGCCCAAAGTTGTCGATTTGGAAGACCCGGTGGACATATTCGTTAGCAAGGTGCAAAATGGAACTGCGCAGAATACAGATCACTTGATGAAGAGCGTTTCAGACTCCAAGGAATTCTTCAGCTCCATTTTGCGAGGTATCAAAGAGGTTCAGTTTGCTGTTAGTTTTGTTGGCCTCGTCAAAAAGGTCGACTCTGTCCACCCTGCGGCAAAACCAGTGCACCTCACTGCTTCCATGAAGGAAGTCGGTGTTGACCTGCACCGCCTTGACCCAAAGTCGCCTGCGCATCGCATGTATTTTCCGTCCAAAGATATTGCCCACGAAGCACTTGTGGCGGCGCTTTCAATATCGGTTGGAATGGATGATGGCTGTGACAAACCGCAGCGCATTCTTTATATCCCCATGGCCACCACGACCGTCAGAACCACTTTGCCCTCCAAGACGATTCAGCTTTCTTCGGTAGACAGCttcgaagagaagaatgcCAATATCCTATTCGCCAACTCTGTTGTCACCTCGCCATCCATCGATCTTGACCCGCGACACCTTCCTCTGCTGATAGCAATGATGCgacccaagcccaagccaccaaagaccgagcaaaggcagcagcagaaggatTTGTTTTCTCGGCTGCTTCCCAAAGCAAACATCAAGTTTACCATGCATGAGCCTGTACTTCGAATCAAGCTCAAGCCGCTTGAGAAGACCGAGGATCCAGACGATTATGGTCTCATTatatcatccatctcatcagtTGCCCTCGACGTCGAGTCATCCCACTCGCCTCTTGAAGATCTCCATTATTCTCTGGATGGGGCAATGCGACTGCAATCCCATCACTTATACTATCAGGCCGTTTCTGGCGAGAGATTCGACCTAATAACAACCGAGTCTTTTGACCTCAAAGTCCACTTGGCAGCCAACCCCGAAGTTTCTGTCGATGCCACCAGCAATATCCAGTCGTTTGCCGTTAGTATGGTACGGCCGGAAATTACAGATGGCGTCCGCCAGATTGTGCGACAGCTACGTACCGACGTTGAACCTACCAAACGAGCTGCCCCCAAGGCTAGACGGCATCAGAACTTCTTGCGATCTCTCCCCGAATGGCTTTTCCGTTACCAAATCACAGCAGAGGATGTCAACATTGAGATTGCTGGCATAGACGAGGAAATCTCGGATGATAGCAAAGGCATTTCGCTGCATCTCGATGGCATGTCTGCCGAGTATCGTGCTCAGAGATTGGATGGTTTGCAAAAACGAATGCTGAGACGCCGGACCCACAGTCGATCTCTTACTCAGTCAGACTCAGATCTCGCGTCTTCGAGTCCTACTAGGGCTAGGAAGAAGACTCAGAATGTTGGTGACGGCCGTCGACTAGTATTCAATGCCAGAGGTATAGAAGCTCAAATTATTGAGACTGCTGAGCAGCTCGAGGTGGAGCCTTTCATCAACCTGCCTCGCCTTGAATTTTCCCTCGCTGCATCAAGCGACAGCCATGGTTCCCTATTTCACGTTCAATCAGCCGTACGCTCAATCATGATTCAATACTCTCTTTATCGCCATTACTGCGTGGGCGTTGCCATGAAGACGGTCAGGAAGGCTTTTATGAGAACCAGTAGCGATGCTCCAAGACCATCACAGCATGACTTGGCAACAGCACAGCATGATCCGGCAAAGGCAGAGTTTCTCGCTCCTCCCGGTAGCGGATCAGGCTTCTCCCCTGCCGATCCAGCGTCTACCATGACGGAGGCTGTCGTCGTTGACATCAAAGTTGCACTATTTCAAGTCAAGGCGGAGATGCCGCATGATCctatgctgatgctgcaaaTCTATGGTCTGGATGTCGGGCGTCAGAGGTGGTCAACGCCGTATCTAATGTCTAAGCTGATTCGGCTGTACGTTGCAACTCCGCGCATGCGCCATGTATGGTCGCGAGCAGTCAGCATTAAAAACGGACGGCTTGATCTCCGAGAGTCCAAGCACAAATCGAACCAGGGGGCTTACACAGAAGAAAAGCTGTTTGACATTTCGACAGAGGCGATTCGGATTGGCGTCCCGCACGAGGTCATTGTTCACCGAATTACCGATAACATCATCAACATGATTAAAGCAGTGAAACAGCTACATCACCGCTTCAAGACTGGTACAAACGAGTACATCTTAGAAAAGAGGCCCGAAGAGCCCAAGCATGTCCCGAAAGTATCCATCCGGTCACGGAATCTCCTTTTTGAAATAGAGGACGGAGCATTTGAGTGGAAACTGGGCATGATCTATCGCGCTGGGCGTATGGAGCAGGTACAGAGATTAACTAGAGAAGAGGCATTCCGCGTCAAGCTGAATCGCGTGCAAGAAGAGGAGTCAAGGAGAGGACATAATGGCAAGCATCGTTCTCGATCTGCCCACCCAAGAGGAAGATCGGATACGTCCTCGCACTCATGGTTCCGAAGTCGAAGCTCAGACGCGACGAAGCAGGACGAGCGGATTCGAGGGTCACGACATGGCGCATTGCCAAGATATGACCCAGAAAATGAAACTCTGAGCATCAACGGAAATTCAAAAGTCTCGACCGAGGAGGCGCGCCTTCATCTGGACATGTTTAATGCTCAGGCGTGGAAGAAGCGGATTGATCGAGCCTATGAAGTGTCTCGACAAGGCGTAAAAGAGCTCCGTGGTCTCTTCTGGGGTCAAAACGAGATGCCGAGTGAGATTGAGGAGACGGAGAACATTTTGGAAGTCCCTCCAAGACCGGCGTTGATGGCCACGTATGTGTCTAACCTCCACATTATCGTTGATAAGCCGACCTTTCCCCTCAAAGATCTCCCCGACTTCATTCACAATGTCGGCAAAGGCGTGCCCAAGGATATGCTGTACAGCCTTCTGGTCCCCATGCACATCGCCATCGAGATGGGCGAAGCTCGTTGCTCACTGCGTGACTACCCTCTCCCGCTGTTACATATTCCTGGACTGAAAACTGGGCAGTCGTCCAGGCTGCAAGCAGTCTCTTTGAAAACAAACTTTGTCCTGGCCGAGGAGTTTAGAGGACACGAGTCGTCACGAGAAGTTCCGGTGTACATTATACCTCCAAAGAACCCTTCTGTATCGAAGGAGGGAAGCTTCGCAATCGAAGTCAGGCGAACCATTGGTCCCGTCAAATCGTACTCGGATGTTTTCATGGATATCAACACTGCTCTCCCAACAAGGATCACTTGGGGACCATGCTACCAGCCAGCAATTCAAgatatgatgatggccatAGAATCTTTCACTAAGCCACAGATTGATACTTCCGAGCGGGTTGGATTCTGGGATAAACTCCGACTCAACTTCCACTCGCGCATTCATGTTGCTTGGAAAGAGGACGGCGAGATGCATTTCGCAATGAAGGGCACCCGCGATCCCTACCAGGTCACTGGGCATGGTGCAGGCTTCATCATGTGCTGGCGAAACGATATCAGATGGGACATCAATGCAGAAGACAATCCGAAGAGATTCATGACGGTGGACAGCGGCGAATATATACTTGCTATTCCAGACTACAGCATGCAAGTGCGAGAAGCTGCGCGGCTCCGAGCCGATGATGATAGCCGTCTTGCAGATGATCATTTGCGATGCGGCCCGGCTCAGTTCAAGAAAGTTGTCATGAAGCTATCCGGCAAAGTACAATGGCTAGCTGGCCTCATATTTGAACGGGCCATTGAAGATGGCAGACGGAGTTTCGATTTCAAGCCACATTACGAAGTGGTTCTCAAGAACCCCATCTATGCAAAGCCTGAGAACGGACTTCCGTATGATGCTATGCGTGGATTCAGGAGTCGTCATATCCATCTCTCCATCGCAGTTCGCGCCCCAGCCGACCGCGAATGGATGTCGCAGAGCCTCGAGCCTTCCCGTAGCTACAACACCATCCACCTGACTCCTCGTTTCTTCACGCACTTCTTTGCTTGGTGGGGTCTCTTCAGCGGACCCATGTCGCTCCCCATTCGGCAGGGCAACCTGTTTcctggaagagaaaagaacagCAAGAAATTCGGAAGACACTTGGCCTCGGTCAAGTATAACCTCCTGTTTGCTCCACTGTTCCTAAGTCACATATATAAACATAAAGACGCTGAGGATTACGCTGAGGATGCGGTTTCTGCCACTGGCCTCAAGGTTCGGTTTGATAGCTTTATGCTTGACCTTCATCAACGCCGAGAGGAATTTGATACCATTGCCAAGACCAAGAACTCGCCGAGTCGAACTACGGGAATCAAGATTCATGCCGCGCATCTGGATCTGGCTTGCGCAGATATCCGAGCCGTATCTGCCAGTTTGACAGGCACCACAACggaagccatcaagaagggATCGATTACGCATTTGACTCTTGACCAGGACGAGAAACCAGATCTGTCTCGCTTCAGCATCCCTGATGGAGACTATAGCTGGATCGACATGGACGATTTTGTGGAGTTGGATTGGATCTTGCCTACAGAAGCTCATCCTGAGACAAAGATACTTCCGCTTGCGTATATTCCTCGGCTGACTTACTTCCGTCAGACTGATATCGGAGGCACCATTGCCGGCGACCCGACGCGGACAAGTCCGTTTGGAAACGAAGATACCCATTATTGTTCCATGAGCGAACAAAATGACCCGAAAAGCGTACAATCGCAGCTAATTCAGGAGCGCCTAGATCAGCTTGACGAGCAGATAAGAGCGCACATCAGACATGTCGGCGAGGCTGAATTGAAAGTGATACGCACCGATTCAAAAGATCAAGAACTGCTCGAAGACTTTGACACGCTTCGTCAGCACTCCAATGTGCTTCGCGATAAGAGGGCCTTTTTGGAGACCATGCTCGAGCGGATGAATGCTGGCATATCAATCAACGGCCATGTATTCAGCGAGGTGCCGAGTATACGTCGCTCAGATGTAAATGTGGATTCTCCGAGTGATTACATGGACATGCCATCGATCCCTTCCAACGTCGAGTTTGAGAGCGAATTCGAGAACCGTTTCGTTGTTCACAATATGCAACTCAAATGGAACAACCTGTTGCGTAATATTGTGCTGCGATACGTTCATCAGAGCAGTCAACGGCGTGGATTTATCTACTACCTATCCAGACCGGCCGTCAAGTTTATCCTGGACATGGTAGAGGAGCAAACCAGGCTTAGGGACGAGAAACTTGGAGTATCAGAGTCAACGCCTGCATCAACACATAATGGAACTCCCCCATCTCCGGATGGTCCCTCAGAGAGCGATGCCGCCAAGGACCTTGGGGATCGTATAAAAAGCATTTTGTCAGATTGTCGCAAGTTTTCGACAACTCGCGGCTTTGCATGCAATGCCAATGGTGTTGTTGAGGGCTCCATCGAAGACTTGGAAGATGGCATTTCCGACGAGTTCAACCCCCAAAGCAGTTATCACGTCCGACTCATTGCTCCGCAGATTCAGCTACAGAGcgagaagaataagaagcaCGTTGTGTTGGTCACTTCAAAGGCAATGGAGCTGAAGGTGGTGGAAGTCATGGACAAGTCGAGAATCGCAGACAATGTCAGCGGTCTTGTCCAGCGTCGTTTCTTGGTCAACATGGACAGCACTCAGTTCTTCGTCACGCACCAGAAGTGGTTCCAGACCAACCTGGTGTCCATGTATTCGGGCAGCAAGTATGGTACGCCAACAGGCTCTTCGTGGCCACCCTGGGTCCCTATGGAAGTCATGTTTGATTTCAAGACCGATCCCTTTGGCTTCAAACGTGTCGTGCAGAAGACTTCAGCCATGCTTCGATATGACAAGTACAACACTCTTCGTTTGAAGTACAACGACGAAGTCAGTGGAGAGAATACTGACGGAGCCACCAATGAGCCCACAGAGAGACGTGTGGATAACCTCTGGGTGGAGTTCCCGCAAGCGCGCGCTCTCTGTAACTCATCGCAGTATTACGCCATGTATGTCATTGTGCTTGATCTGCTCATGTACAGCGAGCCCCTtgagaagacgaggaatgAGCGCTTGGAGAAGATTATCCTCGCGTCCGATTTCAGCGACCTTAGCGGCATTCcggagatggtgatgaaaTTGCAGGATCGGATCAGGCAAATGGAGGAAATCAAGTCGCACTTCCAAATCTACTCTCCATACCTGGACAAGAGAGGATGGGAAGATCGCTTGGCTTTGGAACGTGATTTGGCGGCTTCCGAGgatgagctcttcttcatgatgaaAGCCATCATGACTTCACAGacgaggctggagaagaacgCCCATTCTAGCGCGCTGTTGAAATGGAGCATTTCTGCTCGAGATATCGTGTGGCACCTTATGCAGGATTCGAATGAGCCGCTGGTTGAACTTCAACTTAAGGACTTAGAGTACGACCGCACTGATCATTCGGATGGCTCCCACATGAATCTGGTCCGTGCTGGCAAATTGCTTGGCCTGAACCTGTTGCCTGACGCGACGTATCCGGAGATAATAGCCCCGTATCACGAAGGCGAGAGGCCGGGCACCCGAAACGGGGAAGACACTGACATGATTCGGGTATACTGGTACATGTTGGAAGCTATCGCGGGCATTCCGGTCATGGAACGATTCGAGATTGAACTGTATCCGATGAAGATTCAACTCGAGCGTGAAGTGGGCAAGCGGCTGTTTGAATACATCTTCCCCGGTATGGACGCGGAGCAGGcggaagatgctgcaggaAAGACTGGCACCCCCAATCCTTCAATTGTGATCCGACGCGACTCGAACAGCTTGGATGACGAGGGTAATGAGTCACCCAAGAGCACTGGTAGTAGACGTAGCACACGGAGCGGGCTGGATACCTCCTTTTCGACACGTCCGGGCTCACTGGAGCTGCGGCTTAAGCCGACCTTGTCTTCCGGCGTTGCGGATGAACGAGGCTCGAAGAAGCACCTTGGAACCAATGGTTCCGAGGGCGGCCATTCATTCCGGCTTTTCCGTTCTGGAACCTCACGAACGCTGGGCAAGAAGTCTTCAGTCGAGTCTATGCGGCCAATGACGGGCACTCCACGACCTGGCGCCATTGGTCGTTCGTCCACTGGGTTTTCCTCCAAAGACAGCAGGGACTCGGACACGAAGAAGTCGTCACGTTTCGGCATACGAAGCAGACATAATACCGATGATAAGCAAATGTCTGATGATCTTACCAAGATGATTAGCCGTGCCAACAACTACATTACGTTTGCGCATATCAAGATACCTTCGGTGGTCTTGTGTCTTAGCTACAAGGGCAAGGATCAGCGGAATTTCGAGGACGTCCATAACTTTGTGTTCCGACTTCCGGTGATTGAGTGGCAGAACAAGACTTGGTCAAACTTGGATCTTGCTTTGGCCCTGAAGAAGGCGGTTGTGAGGGCTCTCATCTCACACACGGGAGCCATTATTGGAAACAAGTTTTCAAAGCACAAGCCCAACGCGGAGCAGCGGAATAGATTGCGGGAGCTGGCGAATAGCTCTGTTCTGATTTCCACGCCTTCCAGCATATCTCAGAATTACACGCCGAGTATACATGACAGCGATGATTCTGCGAGCTTGTATGGGACATCGCCGGTGGACTTCTCGCGGTCGCCTCCGAGGTCTactcgcagcagcatccgCAGCGGAATTCCGGCTCCTCGATCGGCtagtcgcagcagcagcattgccagcagcaggtccCACCTAACGACTGGTTCTGCGCAAAACATCCTACCGGTCCCGGCATATCTGACCATGACGCCGCCGACGCCAGTGGACCATCCTGGCCGAGGCGAGGGCCACCATAGTAGTTTGGCCATGGAGCTTCTCCGGCCATCTTCCAGTCATGGCGGGTCACATCACCACCGCGGTCCGTTGAGAAGCTTTACGAGTGCCGAATCGAGACCGTCTACTAGTGCTGGACTTGCCGATGCAGGTGATGAGCACCATAACAAACCAACTGGTGGGAGAGGCTTTGGGCTGCGCGATAAGCTTACTGCTCTTACGCAGAGGATGAGCCATCGCGAGAACAATAATGCTGTGGTGCAGACGGATGAGCCTGAGGAGATgaatgaggaggaggagcttgcTTCTcctattgctgctggtggtaGTGTGATGGGGGGGTTTCGACGAGGATAG